One segment of Cololabis saira isolate AMF1-May2022 chromosome 9, fColSai1.1, whole genome shotgun sequence DNA contains the following:
- the LOC133451508 gene encoding natterin-3-like has product MRRCVVVVLAVLQLCSPTLESDPRLYVSRVQDGQEKPIKPWLNPTLENVVPSREAAKHPIVKEIPGADATSHSSPMFGEHVNLKWVTWNGSLPNGAVAIFNGYTERTDYVCKVNCEAGFYTPAKGSVCQYPYADNEYQSSKFEVLVNVDHFEFVMWVEDSYGSVPQYAIKTCPNSDIYVGKNKYGLGKVVTQHEAFFLPWEGDEYWYKRYQVLAINRDSYSQHISHVEYLIDQMELFHHPPEALKLTRVTNLECRDVEKRVTLEKTTTVEKTWDIGRETRNGSVSTMKAKVPILGPGDVGMSKEQTVTFSEGTTMSEAISHSVSVELTVPPNHSCAVRMDGRKMTADIPFTGRLSRTNHNGDTHWTYITGTYDGVTVGEINAVVERCQPVTDAKPCPPTE; this is encoded by the exons ATGAGGAGGTGCGTGGTTGTTGTCCTGGCtgtgctgcagctctgcagtcCAACTCTTGAGTCTGACCCGCGGCTCTACGTCTCCCGGGTGCAGGACGGTCAAGAGAAACCCATCA AGCCATGGTTAAACCCCACACTGGAAAATGTCGTCCCTTCTCGTGAAGCCGCCAAACATCCCATAGTTAAAGAGATTCCGGGAGCTGACGCAACCTCACACTCCTCTCCCATGTTTGGTGAACACGTCAACCTCAAGTGGGTCACGTGGAACGGCTCCCTCCCCAACGGCGCAGTGGCCATCTTCAATGGTTACACCGAACGCACCGACTACGTGTGCAAAGTCAACTGCGAAGCCGGCTTTTACACGCCCGCTAAAGGCAGCGTCTGCCAGTACCCCTACGCCGATAACGAGTACCAATCGTCCAAGTTCGAAGTGCTGGTCAATGTGGATCACTTTGAGTTTGTGATGTGGGTCGAGGATTCGTATGGGTCCGTCCCCCAGTACGCCATCAAAACCTGCCCCAACTCAGACATCTACGTGGGGAAAAACAAGTATGGACTCGGCAAAGTGGTGACCCAACACGAGGCCTTCTTCCTCCCCTGGGAGGGGGATGAGTACTGGTACAAGAGATACCAGGTCCTCGCCATCAACCGGGACAGCTACAGCCAACACATCTCCCACGTGGAATACCTCATCGACCAGATGGAGCTCTTCCACCATCCTCCGGAGGCCCTGAAGCTCACTAGGGTCACCAACCTCGAGTGCCGAGACGTGGAGAAGAGGGTGACCCTGGAGAAGACCACCACGGTGGAGAAGACCTGGGACATCGGGAGAGAGACCCGGAATGGTTCCGTGTCCACCATGAAGGCCAAAGTGCCCATCCTCGGCCCGGGCGATGTGGGCATGAGCAAGGAGCAGACCGTGACCTTCTCTGAGGGGACCACCATGTCGGAGGCCATCAGCCACTCCGTGTCCGTGGAGCTGACGGTGCCCCCCAACCACTCCTGCGCCGTTAGGATGGACGGCAGGAAGATGACGGCCGACATCCCCTTCACAGGCCGATTGAGCAGGACCAACCACAACGGAGACACCCACTGGACGTACATCACCGGCACCTACGACGGCGTGACCGTTGGAGAGATCAACGCCGTGGTGGAGAGGTGTCAGCCCGTGACTGACGCTAAACCCTGCCCCCCGACAGAATGA